A genomic region of uncultured Roseibium sp. contains the following coding sequences:
- a CDS encoding UDP-2,3-diacylglucosamine diphosphatase produces MSTAEASRHYRSLFISDVHLGTRGCQAELLLDFLKDHDAETIYLVGDIVDGWRLKRSWYWPQLHNDVVQKVLRKGRKGARIHYIPGNHDEFLRNFLGTHFGGVEVSDSIVHEAANGKRYLVIHGDQFDVVIRHAKWLAFFGDKAYVTALSVNTWVNFIRRSLGLTYWSLSAWAKLKVKNAVSFIGRFEETLSDEARRQGVDGVICGHIHHAADRDMNGIHYINTGDWVESCTAVAEHHDGTFEVIRWVDQAQEGPEPAKSKEAPVAA; encoded by the coding sequence ATGTCTACCGCAGAGGCATCGCGACATTACCGGTCCCTGTTCATTTCCGACGTTCATCTTGGCACCCGCGGCTGTCAGGCGGAATTGCTTCTGGATTTCCTGAAGGACCACGACGCCGAAACCATCTACCTGGTCGGCGACATCGTCGACGGATGGCGGCTGAAACGGTCCTGGTACTGGCCTCAGCTGCACAATGATGTTGTTCAGAAAGTCCTGAGGAAGGGCCGCAAGGGCGCCCGCATTCACTACATACCGGGCAATCACGACGAGTTTTTGCGCAACTTCCTCGGAACGCATTTCGGCGGTGTGGAAGTCAGCGACAGCATTGTGCACGAAGCCGCCAACGGCAAACGCTATCTGGTCATTCATGGCGATCAGTTCGACGTTGTCATCCGCCATGCCAAATGGCTCGCGTTTTTCGGCGACAAGGCCTATGTCACGGCCTTGAGTGTCAACACCTGGGTCAACTTCATTCGCAGGAGCCTCGGGTTGACCTACTGGTCCCTGTCCGCATGGGCGAAGCTCAAGGTCAAGAATGCCGTCAGCTTCATTGGCCGTTTCGAGGAAACGCTGTCCGACGAGGCCCGCCGGCAGGGCGTCGACGGAGTGATCTGCGGTCACATCCATCACGCAGCCGACCGCGACATGAACGGCATTCACTATATCAACACCGGCGACTGGGTCGAGAGCTGCACGGCAGTCGCGGAACATCACGATGGAACGTTTGAGGTAATCCGATGGGTGGATCAAGCCCAGGAGGGACCGGAACCGGCGAAGTCCAAGGAAGCTCCGGTCGCCGCATGA
- a CDS encoding SDR family oxidoreductase, with protein MDLGLKGKKAIVCASSRGLGKGCAQALAEAGCDIILNGRTEAVLEETRKEIHDRYNVSVLSIAADVSSPEGQRALLSACPDPDILVNNNGGPPRRDYTELDREAMLDGAIQNFVTPVELIQAVVPGMKERGFGRIVNITSLSVKMPIEGLDLSSGARAGLTAFLAGVCRQLAPHGVTINNLLPGKMDTDRLRGGFERAAQQTGTSLEEIRAQQAAEIPTGRFGNAEEFGQACAFLCSRYAGYITGQNLLMDGGLYPAAF; from the coding sequence ATGGATCTGGGTCTCAAGGGAAAGAAGGCGATCGTGTGCGCGTCGAGCCGCGGTCTCGGAAAAGGCTGCGCGCAGGCGCTGGCTGAAGCCGGTTGCGATATCATCTTGAACGGTCGTACCGAAGCTGTTCTGGAAGAAACGCGCAAGGAAATTCACGACAGATACAACGTGTCGGTTCTCAGCATCGCCGCCGACGTTTCTTCACCGGAAGGCCAGCGTGCACTTCTGTCTGCCTGTCCGGATCCGGACATTCTCGTCAACAACAACGGTGGCCCTCCGAGACGGGACTATACGGAACTTGACCGTGAAGCCATGCTCGACGGCGCGATCCAGAATTTCGTGACGCCTGTCGAGCTCATTCAGGCGGTGGTGCCCGGCATGAAGGAACGCGGATTCGGCCGGATCGTGAACATCACCTCCTTGTCCGTTAAGATGCCGATCGAGGGTCTGGACCTGTCCAGCGGCGCAAGGGCTGGCCTGACGGCGTTTCTGGCTGGCGTCTGCAGGCAGCTGGCCCCGCACGGGGTGACGATCAACAACCTGCTGCCGGGCAAGATGGACACTGACAGGCTGAGAGGCGGTTTCGAGCGGGCGGCGCAGCAGACGGGAACGAGCCTGGAAGAAATCAGGGCGCAGCAGGCCGCGGAGATCCCCACAGGGCGTTTCGGCAATGCCGAGGAATTCGGGCAGGCCTGTGCCTTCCTGTGCTCTCGGTACGCGGGTTACATCACCGGTCAGAACCTTCTGATGGATGGCGGCCTTTACCCGGCAGCTTTCTGA
- a CDS encoding outer membrane protein transport protein, whose amino-acid sequence MKWANKNTILFASTAIAFSIAATAAHAGAFAIREQSAYFQGTSFAGYGTSGETISAMYWNPAALIGAQMGWTVETHGSLIIPNSEINGTLTPGFLGTSSIGSGDIGLDAVVPATYISYRPDEKWVFGVGINAPFGLTTKPEQNWAGQFYSRSSRVFSINVNPSVAYQVNDMIALAVGVQVQYLDVSLKSADATSGAGFPRSNEIYGDGFGVGVTAGVTLKPVDGTEIGIGYRSGVGHSLNGQLFAGGSRAEIDLGVVMPDMVNISAKQKITDKMRLLGTVEWTNWSRLKSPVATSTISGAALTTLHFNYDDGWFFSVGGEYDYNEKLTFRAGVGYELSPIDEDIRSTRLPDNNRWWLSAGASYNFNKHMSFDIGYTHILTEDTKINIDPSHQDYNAVFGTYAGDVDSNVNILSASLRYKF is encoded by the coding sequence ATGAAATGGGCAAATAAAAACACGATTCTATTCGCCTCCACGGCAATAGCCTTCTCGATTGCAGCTACCGCTGCCCACGCGGGCGCCTTCGCGATCCGCGAACAAAGCGCCTACTTCCAGGGAACATCGTTCGCGGGTTACGGCACGTCGGGCGAGACAATTTCCGCGATGTACTGGAACCCGGCGGCGCTCATCGGCGCACAGATGGGCTGGACGGTGGAGACACACGGATCGCTGATCATCCCGAACTCGGAAATAAACGGCACGCTGACCCCCGGGTTCCTGGGAACCTCTTCTATCGGTAGTGGTGACATCGGCCTGGATGCCGTTGTCCCGGCAACCTACATCTCCTACCGGCCGGACGAAAAGTGGGTCTTCGGTGTCGGCATCAATGCACCATTCGGCCTGACCACGAAGCCGGAGCAGAATTGGGCCGGACAATTCTATTCGCGATCCTCGAGAGTCTTTTCGATCAACGTCAATCCGAGTGTTGCCTATCAGGTCAACGACATGATCGCCCTGGCGGTGGGGGTTCAGGTCCAGTATCTGGATGTCAGCCTGAAATCGGCGGATGCGACGTCAGGGGCGGGATTCCCGCGCTCCAACGAAATTTATGGTGACGGTTTCGGCGTTGGCGTGACCGCGGGTGTCACCCTCAAGCCCGTGGATGGAACCGAGATCGGCATCGGATACCGCTCGGGTGTGGGGCACAGCCTGAACGGGCAGCTCTTTGCAGGCGGCAGCCGTGCCGAAATCGACCTCGGCGTTGTCATGCCGGATATGGTCAACATCTCGGCAAAGCAGAAAATCACCGACAAGATGCGGTTGCTCGGAACGGTGGAATGGACCAACTGGAGCCGTTTGAAGTCGCCGGTGGCAACCTCCACGATCTCCGGAGCCGCCCTGACCACCTTGCACTTCAACTACGATGACGGCTGGTTCTTCTCGGTCGGCGGAGAATATGATTACAACGAGAAGCTGACTTTCCGCGCGGGTGTCGGCTACGAACTGTCCCCGATCGACGAAGACATCCGCTCCACGCGACTGCCGGACAACAATCGTTGGTGGCTGTCAGCGGGTGCCAGCTACAATTTCAACAAGCACATGTCCTTCGACATCGGCTACACGCACATCCTGACCGAAGACACGAAAATCAACATCGACCCGAGCCACCAGGACTACAATGCGGTCTTCGGAACCTACGCAGGCGACGTCGACAGCAACGTGAACATCCTGTCCGCCTCGCTGCGCTACAAGTTCTGA